A portion of the Tiliqua scincoides isolate rTilSci1 chromosome 3, rTilSci1.hap2, whole genome shotgun sequence genome contains these proteins:
- the STRIT1 gene encoding sarcoplasmic/endoplasmic reticulum calcium ATPase regulator DWORF, with amino-acid sequence MAQPEAIPYSRYVVPALLCVGWIIGCALMVYFVFS; translated from the exons ATGGCACAGCCAG AGGCAATCCCATATTCCCGTTATGTTGTACCTGCCCTTCTCTGTGTTGGGTGGATTATAGGTTGTGCCTTAATGGTTTACTTTGTCTTCTCTTAA
- the LOC136645292 gene encoding amine oxidase [copper-containing] 3-like, with product MVCEKQHLEVFSKETDNDAHSLVFDDLKPGEMIQVKNYLQQNLGVLLVDAPEAKSSDNCIYSIILQLPPKAEVLKFLEHQGIRPTRQALAVVYFGNQKAPNITEYVVGPLPEPMYHQDVTVQKYGGKLPYYRRVFLRTEAEDVYRFLKNKEYPKAPTFMNKVIAFNGTNLIYTSGMPPGLKSGDRKIWLTLYQNVSGYTLHPTGLEMQMDVSSLDPSQWKVLKVFYNGQYFENMEDLESQFNQGHVQVVKVKKVPSDGGYSSLKQRVPHTGPGPLHYEPRGPRYRIRNNQVDFMSWSFTFGIEANRGPRVFDIRFKGERIVYEISLQDASAIYGSNSPASMMTRYMDLSYGLGYNAFSLVQGIDCPYLATYLDRHYFFDSALPVTHKNSICIFEENAEMLLRRHFDRAQKPFYGGLVDSVLVFRSIITVDNYDYISDFMFHQNGAVGVRVHASGYIQSAFYFGDSSEFGNRVEEWTLGAIHTHNINLKVDMDVGGVKNSLLANDMAFETVKAPWSPQNKIHRMRMVKKVLRTEDQAAFRLHEKMPNYIYFAANSTNKWGLNRGYRIQIVSFSGDHMPETDPMERAISWGRYKLAVTKRKESEPVSTCPYNQMDPWSPSVAFADFINNETIVNEDLVAWITVGFLHIPHSEDIPNTVTLGNVIGFLLRPYNYYDDDPSMYSPDSVFLTSEQDPTSCDVNHLACLPKVAACLPNLPPFTYEGFQNMTKP from the exons ATGGTTTGTGAGAAACAGCACCTGGAAGTGTTTTCAAAGGAGACAGACAATGATGCCCACAGCCTGGTATTTGATGACTTAAAACCTGGAGAGATGATACAAGTGAAGAACTACTTGCAACAAAACCTCGGAGTGCTATTGGTAGATGCTCCTGAAGCTAAATCATCTGACAACTGCATTTATTCCATCATCCTTCAGTTGCCCCCGAAAGCAGAGGTACTGAAGTTCCTGGAGCACCAAGGCATCAGACCCACACGACAAGCTCTGGCTGTGGTCTATTTTGGAAACCAGAAAGCTCCTAATATCACAGAGTATGTGGTGGGTCCTCTTCCAGAGCCAATGTATCACCAAGATGTCACAGTGCAGAAGTATGGAGGGAAGTTGCCTTATTacagaagggtttttttgagAACTGAGGCAGAAGACGTTTATAGGTTTCTGAAGAATAAGGAATATCCCAAGGCTCCAACCTTTATGAACAAGGTTATTGCTTTCAATGGAACCAACCTGATATACACCAGTGGAATGCCACCAGGGCTAAAATCAGGAGACCGCAAAATATGGCTAACTCTTTACCAGAATGTCTCTGGCTACACTTTGCACCCAACTGGATTGGAGATGCAGATGGATGTCAGTAGTCTGGATCCTTCTCAGTGGAAGGTACTCAAAGTGTTCTATAATGGGCAATACTTTGAGAACATGGAAGATCTTGAGAGTCAGTTCAATCAGGGTCATGTTCAAGTGGTCAAAGTTAAAAAGGTTCCTTCTGATGGGGGATACTCATCATTGAAGCAACGTGTTCCACACACGGGACCTGGTCCATTGCACTATGAACCTCGTGGACCACGCTACCGCATCCGGAATAACCAAGTTGACTTCATGTCCTGGAGCTTTACCTTCGGGATAGAGGCAAACAGGGGGCCTCGTGTCTTTGACATCAGGTTTAAGGGTGAGAGAATAGTGTACGAGATAAGCTTGCAAGATGCAAGTGCCATTTATGGTTCTAACAGTCCAGCATCAATGATGACCAGATACATGGATTTAAGCTATGGTCTTGGATATAATGCCTTCTCACTTGTCCAGGGCATCGATTGTCCTTACCTAGCCACCTATTTGGACAGGCACTATTTCTTTGATTCTGCATTACCTGTCACCCACAAAAATTCCATCTGCATTTTTGAGGAGAATGCTGAGATGCTTTTGCGACGCCATTTTGACAGGGCACAAAAGCCCTTTTATGGAGGGTTGGTCGATTCCGTTCTGGTTTTCAGATCCATAATCACAGTTGATAATTATGACTACATCTCAGATTTTATGTTTCACCAAAATGGAGCTGTTGGTGTCAGGGTCCATGCCTCTGGGTACATTCAGTCTGCATTTTACTTTGGTGATTCCTCGGAATTTGGCAACAGGGTTGAAGAGTGGACACTGGGAGCGATACACACTCACAATATTAACCTCAAAGTGGATATGGATGTTGGTG gtgTGAAAAATTCCCTGCTTGCAAACGACATGGCTTTTGAGACAGTAAAGGCTCCTTGGAGCCCTCAGAATAAGATCCATCGGATGAGAATGGTTAAAAAAGTCTTGCGTACTGAAGATCAGGCTGCCTTTCGACTTCATGAAAAGATGCCCAACTACATATATTTTGCAGCCAACAGCACAAACAAGTGGGGCCTTAACCGCGGCTACCGGATTCAGATAGTCAGCTTTTCTGGGGACCACATGCCAGAAACGGATCCAATGGAGCGTGCCATCAGTTGGGGAAG GTACAAGCTGGCAGTCACCAAGCGAAAAGAGTCAGAACCTGTCAGTACTTGTCCCTATAACCAAATGGACCCATGGTCACCTTCAGTTGCCTTTGCTGACTTCATAAACAATGAGACCATTGTCAATGAG GATCTGGTTGCCTGGATCACCGTTGGCTTCTTGCATATTCCACATTCTGAAGACATACCCAACACAGTAACACTTGGAAATGTGATTGGCTTCCTTCTGAGACCGTACAACTACTATGACGATGACCCATCCATGTATTCTCCTGACAGTGTTTTCCTTACCAGTGAGCAGGACCCCACTTCCTGTGACGTCAACCACCTTGCATGCCTGCCGAAAGTAGCTGCTTGCTTACCCAACTTGCCACCTTTCACTTATGAAGGCTTCCAAAATATGACAAAGCCGTGA